In Ciconia boyciana chromosome 30, ASM3463844v1, whole genome shotgun sequence, a single genomic region encodes these proteins:
- the LIPE gene encoding LOW QUALITY PROTEIN: hormone-sensitive lipase (The sequence of the model RefSeq protein was modified relative to this genomic sequence to represent the inferred CDS: inserted 1 base in 1 codon), with protein sequence MDARPLFQSLQALAEDNASFFQRSGTESGRRFAAAFAALREHGRRLEPALRHFARLYHRFDLDEATPGNGYRSLVQTARCCLAHAVHKSRYVAAHRRSVFFRAGHNVAELEAYCAALAQLRALLCLAQRLLAHNRPGCLFPPEEDGLSELVLREYSTMHNGCFYGRCLGFQTIAIGLVSFGENYKRNDMGLGVAAGSLFTSGKFAIDPELRGDEFERLTQNLDVHFWKSFWNLTETELLASVASMTATQVGVCRALTVPPEPLELPLAADPSVTVTIAPPVAHTGPGPVHMRLLSYHLREGQDSAALSALTHAEGPRAPLRWWRGPPLPPSPALLVHFHGGGFVAQTSRSHEPYLRGWARELGAPILSVDYALAPEAPFPRALEECFYAYCWALRNCRLLGTRRHRGGLPGHAGAGGRVPLPPADAAGPAPAPRRPLQVPQRLRRHGGGGRAPRPGDPQPHAAAAPRHGPAAARPAPGGGRLAGGALPRAPRPPRRSAHEHLGGGGGTAGGGVPPAAPRGPPTARGPRGRGDALEYPDEFQPLRSRGPPPAXPLPPAPLARNPSMSRLLAPDGMLGGLPPVHLVACALDPMLDDSVALARRLRALGRPVTLRVVPDLPHGFLSLGPLSPETRQATAICTRLIRDILQPPSAPPDGPRRGSLLLGLRRDSLAPQDGFRRGSVLLGSRRESLAPQDSPRRGSLLLGSRRESLAPQDSPRRGSVLLGSRRESLAPQDSPRRGSLLLGSRRESLAPQDSPRRGSVLLGSRRESLTPQDSPRRGSLLLGARRDSTAPQEGPCHGSLLLGGCEESLATHGVGGTASLGSLAAATHSMGDVGGPGAAPTHGSVAAANPGVEGTSTHSDDTAPTHGNGTAPAHGTGAEGSSAAPTHGSGATSTHGHSAALTHVDGTVLPHGTGASSTHSTSSGSTHGNGTALTHVDGTVLPHGTGASSTHSTSSGSTHGNGTVLPHGTGASSTHGNGTALTHGTAGSLPAPETGAPPRRPSAQPPPCCGAPASGGSPRPPDGAGPARPPPGQRHSGAQALARRPSGPAGREVGS encoded by the exons ATGGACGCCCGGCCGCTCTTCCAGTCGCTGCAAGCGCTGGCGGAGGACAACGCTTCCTTCTTCCAACGGAGCGGCACCGAGAGCGGCCGCCGCTTCGCCGCCGCCTTCGCCGCGTTGCGGGAGCACGGCCGGCGCCTGGAACCGGCCCTGCGGCACTTCGCCCGCCTCTACCATCGCTTCGACCTGGACGAGGCCACGCCGGGCAACGGCTACCGCAGCCTGGTGCAGACGGCGCGGTGCTGCCTGGCCCACGCCGTCCACAAGAGCCGCTACGTGGCTGCCCACCGCCGCAGCGTCTTCTTCCGCGCCGGGCACAACGTGGCCGAGCTGGAGGCCTACTGCGCGGCGCTGGCCCAGCTGcgtgccctgctctgcctggcccAGCGGCTGCTGGCCCACAACCGCCCCGGCTGCCTCTTCCCGCCCGAGGAGGACGGCCTGAGCGAGCTGGTGCTGCGCGAGTACAGCACCATGCACAACGGCTGCTTCTACGGCCGCTGCCTCGGCTTCCAG ACCATCGCCATCGGCCTCGTCTCCTTCGGGGAGAACTACAAGCGCAACGACATGGGGCTGG ggGTGGCGGCCGGGTCCCTCTTCACCAGCGGGAAGTTCGCCATCGACCCCGAGCTGCGGGGGGACGAGTTCGAGCGCCTGACGCAGAACCTGGACGTGCATTTCTGGAAGAGCTTCTGGAACCTGACCGAGACCGAGCTGCTGGCG TCGGTGGCCAGCATGACGGCCACGCAGGTGGGGGTGTGCCGGGCGCTGACGGTGCCCCCCGAGCCCCTGGAGCTGCCGCTGGCGGCCGACCCCTCCGTCACCGTCACCATCGCCCCCCCCGTGGCACACACCGGCCCGGGCCCCGTCCACATGCGGCTGCTCTCCTACCACCTGCGCGAGGGGCAG GACAGCGCGGCGCTGAGCGCCCTGACGCACGCCGAGGGGCCGCGGGCGCCGTTGCGGTGGTGGCGGgggccccccctgcccccctcgCCCGCCCTGCTGGTGCACTTCCACGGGGGGGGCTTCGTGGCGCAGACCTCCCGCTCCCACGAGCCCTACCTGCGGGGGTGGGCGCGCGAGCTGGGTGCCCCCATCCTCTCCGTCGACTACGCCCTGGCGCCCGAGGCCCCCTTCCCCCGGGCCCTGGAGGAGTGCTTCTACGCCTACTGCTGGGCCCTGCGCAACTGCCGCCTGCTGG GCACCCGACGGCATCGTGGCGGCCTACCCGGTCACGCTGGTGCAGGCGGCCGTGTCCCCCTCCCGCCTGCTGACGCTGCTGGACCCGCTCCTGCCCCTCGGCGTCCTCTGCAAGTGCCTCAGCGCCTACGCAG gcATGGAGGGGGAGGCCGAGCCCCCCGCCCTGGAGACCCTCAGCCCCACGCGGCTGCTGCGCCGCGACACGGCCCTGCTGCTGCGCGCCCTGCGCCGGGGGGCGGCCGCCTGGCTGGGGGGGCTCTTCCGCGGGCCCCCCGCCCACCCCG ACGCAGCGCGCACGAGCATCTcggaggcggcgggggcacCGCGGGAGGAGGAgtccccccggctgccccccggGGGCCCCCCACGGCGAGGGGACCCCGAGGACGGGGGGATGCGCTCGAGTACCCAGACGAGTTCCAGCCCCTGCGCAGCCGGGGGCCCCCGcctg tccccctgccccccgcccccctggCCAGGAACCCCTCCATGTCCCGGCTGCTGGCCCCCGACGGCatgctgggggggctgccccccgtCCACCTGGTG gccTGCGCGCTGGACCCGATGCTGGACGACTCGGTGGCGCTGGCCCGGCGGCTGCGGGCGCTGGGGCGGCCGGTGACGCTGCGGGTGGTGCCCGACCTGCCCCACGGCTTCCTCAGCCTGGGCCCCCTGAGCCCCGAGACCCGCCAGGCCACCGCCATCTGCACCCGCCTCATCCGCGACATCCTccagccccccagtgcccccccagaCGGCCCCCGCCGGGGCTCGCTGCTGCTGGGCCTCCGCAGGGACAGCCTGGCCCCACAGGACGGTTTCCGCCGTGGGTCGGTGCTCCTGGGGTCCCGCAGGGAGAGCCTGGCCCCCCAGGACAGTCCCCGCCGGGGGTCGCTGCTGCTGGGGTCCCGCAGGGAGAGCCTGGCCCCCCAGGACAGCCCCCGCCGGGGGTCGGTGCTCTTGGGGTCCCGCAGGGAGAGCCTGGCCCCCCAGGACAGCCCTCGCCGGGGGTCGCTGCTGCTGGGGTCCCGCAGGGAGAGCCTGGCCCCCCAAGACAGCCCCCGCCGTGGGTCGGTGCTGTTGGGGTCTCGCAGGGAGAGCCTGACCCCCCAGGACAGCCCCCGCCGTGGGTCGCTGCTGCTGGGGGCGCGGCGGGACAGCACGGCCCCACAAGAAGGTCCCTGCCACGGGtcgctgctgctggggggctgcgaGGAGAGCTTGGCAACTCATGGCGTGGGGGGCACAGCAAGCCTTGGCTCCCTGGCTGCTGCGACCCACAgcatgggggatgtggggggccCTGGAGCTGCCCCGACCCACGGCTCAGTGGCTGCAGCCAACCCTGGCGTGGAGGGTACATCGACCCACAGCGATGACACCGCCCCGACCCACGGCAATGGCACTGCCCCGGCCCACGGCACtggggctgaaggcagcagcgctgccccgACCCACGGCAGCGGGGCCACCTCGACCCACGGCCACAGTGCTGCACTGACCCATGTTGACGGCACcgtcctgccccacggcaccggGGCCTCCTCGACCCACAGCACCAGCAGCGGCTCGACCCACGGCAACGGCACCGCCCTGACCCATGTTGACGGCACcgtcctgccccacggcaccggGGCCTCCTCGACCCACAGCACCAGCAGCGGCTCGACCCACGGCAACGGCACcgtcctgccccacggcaccggGGCCTCCTCGACCCACGGCAACGGCACCGCCCTGACCCACGGGACCGCGGggtccctgcccgcccccgAGACCGGggcccccccccggcgcccCTCGGCCCAGCCGCCCCCGTGCTGCGGGGCCCCGGCCTCtgggggctccccccgccccccggacggcgccggccccgcccggccgccccccggccaGCGGCACAGCGGAGCCCAGGCGCTCGCCCGCCGCCCcagcggccccgcggggcgcgAGGTGGGGTCCTGa